The Castanea sativa cultivar Marrone di Chiusa Pesio chromosome 11, ASM4071231v1 genome contains a region encoding:
- the LOC142614983 gene encoding uncharacterized protein LOC142614983, which yields MGVVIIDGSTVRDFVSDEAQFKKSVDERFAAFDLNNDGVLSRGELRKAFESMRLLESHFGIDVATTPDQLTQLYDSIFEKFDCDRNGTVDVEEFRAEMKKIMLAIADGQGSCPIKMALEDGDESLLKRAADLRLLSLILRPPPSPSPNPHHSLTIQSHCYADASSGLGSSFYYICAYYE from the coding sequence ATGGGGGTGGTGATAATAGATGGATCAACGGTGAGAGACTTTGTGAGCGATGAGGCTCAGTTCAAGAAGAGCGTGGACGAGAGGTTTGCAGCTTTCGATCTCAACAACGACGGTGTTCTTTCGCGCGGCGAGCTCCGCAAGGCCTTTGAGTCCATGAGGCTCCTTGAGAGCCACTTCGGCATCGATGTGGCGACCACTCCGGATCAGCTCACCCAACTCTACGACTCCATATTCGAGAAGTTTGACTGTGATCGCAATGGGACTGTGGATGTGGAGGAGTTCAGGGCggagatgaagaagatcatGCTTGCTATTGCTGATGGGCAAGGGTCCTGTCCCATTAAGATGGCTCTTGAGGATGGTGATGAAAGTTTGCTTAAAAGGGCTGCAGATCTGAGGCTTCTAAGTCTGATTCTAAGGCCTCCTCCTAGTCCTAGTCCTAATCCTCATCATTCCTTAACAATCCAATCTCATTGCTATGCAGATGCTTCTTCTGGGCTGGGTTCTAGTTTCTACTATATATGTGCATATTATGAGTGA